The following are encoded together in the Candidatus Eisenbacteria bacterium genome:
- the smc gene encoding chromosome segregation protein SMC, which yields MYLKQIDVFGFKSFMNKLELRFGEGITCIIGPNGCGKSNISDGIRWVLGEQNARLLRGETMDDVIFNGTRTRKPLGMAEVSLTISNASRIFPVDFSEIRVTRRVYRSGVSEYLINKSPCRLLDVRNLFMDTGLGSSAYVLLERNMVDHLLNDTSANLRFMLEEAAGIMKYKTQEKIAVRKLEATEGDLVRIRDIVSEVEKRVRTLRRQIVKARRHNELTEEIRALSLLAGRLELERLQGEETELSARRETVFRELHEIVSRLAGVEAGIESDRLVLREKEEGLAGAEGVLEGTDEEIERVESGLLVLEERERGVLARRTALGKEIEEANERICRTAELRWTRAAEREKAAEDIRTVEEDLRRKKEENGRISEKVANSRAELLQRKQQTLDLFRDESEKRNELGNLETRFAHLVERENVLDARIAGLEREEAALAERAGAADGEHERRSVEAQRLRGERDRAEEALDRARAQAQEMAEGLVLLQGKRESLEATLQFLHRMRREYEGYRDGVRTILTENPKPESVLGVVAEMIEVDPPEFLAAFENALGESLQCLLVGRDEDALDLLRFLRDNERGWAALLSGERARGALPDLPHGLLEESGVIGAASRFVRSGGETEAMVRFLLADVVFVRDLETAARLAGDDRWRAYRFVTPSGEGARFPGVLHGGARGGNGVGVFERRSRIAEVEAELKEASRGVSEMTAAREKADRVFEACRAERDRIVPDLDRIAQEVEEAGRERARVHAALESIRGTVAGLRQEKAEIARERGAGEARLAGVRAEFQVLGADGSEADRSLREIEAEMVELEMQRDEARRLLAAAEVARAEAEGRRSALSAELDSLEKREGELAEEVTRKREELAEAARTLEETSAARTTLLAEEGRLAERRQKEAAARDEILVDVNRLRGEIRAREDSIRGDRKRKEALAEENHAQDLRLQEVQLQRKNLLERIREEFGTTPEEAPPPGETEERTEEEMRERIAACKEGLRRLGPVNLVALDEYEEENDRYEFLKAQEEDLLKARDSLKETIRTVDRKARTLFLETFERVRGNFRETFRTLFEGGEADFNLVDPSDPLLSDIEIVARPGQKRAQKIALLSGGERALTAIAILFALYQEKPSPFCILDELDAPLDDANVGRFLEMLRRYTDRTQFVVITHNRQTMEAANYLYGVTMEEAGISRVVSVRLGRQALTKEEEEERIAMIQGGGA from the coding sequence ATGTATCTCAAACAGATCGATGTTTTCGGCTTCAAGTCGTTCATGAACAAGCTCGAGCTCCGCTTCGGCGAGGGGATCACCTGCATCATCGGGCCGAACGGCTGTGGAAAATCGAACATCTCGGACGGGATTCGGTGGGTTCTCGGCGAGCAGAACGCGAGGCTTCTCCGCGGCGAGACGATGGACGACGTGATCTTCAACGGGACGCGTACCAGGAAGCCTCTCGGCATGGCGGAGGTCTCGCTCACGATCTCGAACGCGTCCCGGATCTTCCCCGTCGACTTCTCCGAAATCCGCGTGACGCGCCGGGTGTACCGGTCGGGCGTCAGCGAGTACCTGATCAACAAGAGCCCTTGCCGACTCTTGGACGTCCGCAATCTTTTCATGGACACCGGCCTCGGCAGCTCGGCCTACGTTCTTCTCGAGAGGAACATGGTCGACCATCTTCTGAACGACACCTCGGCGAATCTTCGCTTCATGCTTGAAGAAGCGGCCGGCATCATGAAGTACAAGACGCAGGAGAAGATCGCGGTCCGCAAGCTGGAGGCGACCGAGGGGGATCTCGTGCGCATCCGCGACATCGTCTCGGAGGTCGAGAAGCGGGTGCGCACCCTTCGCCGGCAGATCGTGAAGGCGCGCCGCCACAACGAGCTCACCGAGGAGATTCGCGCGCTCTCTCTTCTCGCGGGGCGGCTCGAACTGGAACGCCTTCAGGGCGAAGAGACGGAGCTCTCCGCCCGCCGCGAGACGGTCTTCCGTGAGCTGCACGAGATCGTGTCGCGTCTCGCGGGGGTCGAGGCGGGCATCGAAAGCGATCGCCTCGTTCTCCGTGAAAAGGAGGAGGGGCTCGCCGGAGCGGAGGGAGTTCTCGAAGGAACCGACGAGGAGATCGAGAGGGTCGAGAGCGGTCTTCTCGTTCTCGAGGAGCGCGAGCGGGGAGTCTTGGCGCGCCGGACCGCCCTCGGGAAGGAGATCGAGGAGGCGAACGAGCGGATCTGCCGCACGGCGGAGCTTCGCTGGACGCGGGCGGCGGAACGCGAAAAGGCCGCGGAAGACATCCGGACCGTTGAGGAGGACCTCCGGCGGAAGAAGGAAGAAAACGGACGCATCTCGGAGAAGGTCGCCAACTCCCGCGCCGAGCTCCTTCAAAGGAAGCAGCAGACGCTCGATCTCTTCCGCGATGAGTCGGAAAAACGGAACGAGCTCGGGAATCTCGAGACCCGCTTCGCGCATCTCGTCGAGCGGGAAAACGTTCTCGACGCGCGGATCGCGGGGCTCGAGCGCGAGGAAGCGGCGCTCGCGGAGCGGGCGGGGGCGGCGGACGGGGAGCACGAGAGGCGGAGCGTCGAGGCGCAGCGGCTCCGCGGCGAGCGCGACCGGGCCGAGGAGGCGCTCGACCGGGCGCGCGCGCAGGCGCAGGAAATGGCGGAGGGCCTCGTCCTTCTTCAAGGGAAGCGGGAGAGCCTCGAGGCGACGCTTCAGTTTCTTCACCGCATGCGGCGCGAGTATGAAGGCTACCGCGACGGCGTCCGGACGATCCTCACCGAGAACCCGAAACCGGAATCGGTTCTCGGCGTGGTCGCGGAGATGATCGAGGTGGACCCGCCCGAGTTCCTCGCGGCGTTCGAGAACGCGCTCGGCGAGTCGCTCCAATGCCTCCTCGTGGGAAGAGACGAGGACGCGCTCGACCTTCTCCGCTTTCTCCGCGACAACGAGAGGGGATGGGCGGCGCTCCTCTCCGGCGAGCGGGCGCGGGGCGCGCTTCCGGATCTTCCGCACGGGCTTCTCGAGGAGAGCGGCGTGATCGGGGCCGCCTCCCGCTTCGTCCGCTCCGGCGGCGAGACCGAGGCGATGGTTCGCTTCCTTCTCGCCGATGTGGTCTTCGTCCGCGATCTCGAGACCGCCGCCCGTCTCGCTGGGGACGATCGCTGGCGCGCGTACCGGTTCGTGACCCCATCGGGCGAGGGGGCGCGCTTTCCGGGCGTCCTCCACGGGGGGGCGCGCGGCGGAAACGGCGTCGGGGTTTTCGAACGCCGCTCGCGGATCGCCGAGGTCGAGGCCGAGCTCAAGGAGGCCTCGCGGGGCGTTTCCGAGATGACCGCCGCGAGGGAGAAGGCGGACCGCGTCTTCGAGGCGTGCCGCGCGGAGAGGGATCGCATCGTTCCCGATCTCGACCGGATCGCGCAGGAGGTCGAGGAGGCGGGGCGCGAGAGAGCGCGAGTTCACGCGGCGCTCGAGAGCATCCGCGGGACCGTCGCGGGGCTCCGCCAGGAGAAGGCGGAGATCGCCAGGGAGAGAGGGGCGGGGGAGGCGCGTCTGGCGGGCGTTCGCGCGGAGTTCCAGGTCCTCGGGGCGGACGGCTCGGAAGCGGATCGCTCGCTTCGAGAGATCGAGGCGGAGATGGTGGAGCTCGAGATGCAGCGGGATGAGGCCAGACGGCTTCTCGCCGCGGCCGAGGTCGCGCGGGCCGAGGCGGAGGGGAGACGGAGCGCGCTCTCCGCCGAGCTCGACTCCCTGGAGAAGCGGGAGGGAGAGCTTGCGGAGGAGGTCACGAGGAAGCGCGAGGAGCTCGCCGAGGCGGCCCGAACGCTCGAGGAGACGTCCGCCGCCCGCACGACGCTTCTCGCGGAGGAAGGGCGTCTCGCCGAGCGGCGGCAGAAGGAAGCCGCAGCGCGCGACGAGATCCTGGTCGACGTGAACCGGCTCCGCGGGGAGATCCGCGCGCGCGAGGACTCGATTCGTGGGGACCGGAAGCGCAAGGAAGCGTTGGCCGAGGAGAACCACGCGCAGGATCTTCGCCTTCAAGAGGTTCAACTACAAAGAAAAAATCTTCTCGAGCGGATCCGGGAGGAGTTCGGGACGACCCCGGAGGAAGCGCCGCCTCCGGGTGAAACCGAAGAGAGAACCGAGGAGGAGATGCGCGAGCGGATCGCCGCTTGCAAGGAAGGCCTTCGCCGGCTCGGCCCCGTGAACCTCGTCGCCCTCGACGAATACGAAGAGGAGAACGATCGGTACGAGTTCCTGAAGGCCCAGGAGGAGGATCTCCTGAAGGCGAGGGACTCGCTCAAGGAGACGATCCGCACGGTCGATCGGAAGGCGCGCACCCTCTTCCTGGAGACGTTCGAGCGCGTGCGGGGGAACTTCCGCGAAACCTTCCGCACGCTCTTCGAGGGAGGCGAAGCCGATTTCAACCTCGTCGATCCGTCGGATCCTCTACTTTCCGATATCGAGATCGTCGCCCGCCCGGGCCAGAAGCGGGCGCAGAAGATCGCCCTTCTTTCCGGCGGCGAGAGGGCGCTCACGGCGATCGCGATCCTCTTCGCTCTCTATCAAGAGAAGCCGAGCCCGTTCTGCATCCTCGACGAGCTGGATGCTCCGCTCGACGACGCGAACGTCGGCCGGTTCCTCGAGATGCTGCGGCGCTACACGGACCGGACGCAGTTCGTCGTGATCACGCACAACCGCCAGACGATGGAAGCCGCGAACTACCTCTACGGCGTGACGATGGAGGAGGCGGGCATCTCCCGCGTCGTCTCCGTGCGGCTCGGGAGGCAGGCGCTCACGAAGGAGGAGGAGGAAGAGCGGATCGCGATGATCCAGGGCGGGGGAGCCTGA
- the ftsY gene encoding signal recognition particle-docking protein FtsY, giving the protein MGLLENLRRGLRKTREGLVESLRRAARTEGPDRFEDLESALIQGDVGARAAARILKRIEGQNGDPWDLLREEVERILAGGGEARAQASDARPHVVLLVGANGSGKTTTAGKLAARYASLGKSVLLAAADTFRAAAIEQLEVWGERADVHVIRQERGSDAASVAHDALRAAIARDADILIVDTAGRLQTRTNLMEELRKIRRVLKKQGAAYPQETLLVLDATTGQNAVSQAKKFRETAEVDGIVLTKLDGTAKGGVILSIREEVDLPVRYVGVGERAEDLLDFSPAEFARALLD; this is encoded by the coding sequence ATGGGTCTTCTCGAGAATCTCCGGCGCGGTCTCCGGAAGACGCGCGAAGGTCTCGTCGAGTCGCTGCGCCGCGCGGCGCGAACCGAAGGCCCCGACCGTTTCGAGGATCTCGAGAGCGCGCTGATCCAAGGCGACGTCGGCGCGCGTGCGGCGGCCCGCATCTTGAAGAGAATCGAGGGACAGAACGGCGATCCTTGGGACCTTCTTCGCGAGGAGGTCGAGCGGATCCTCGCGGGAGGAGGCGAGGCGCGGGCGCAGGCGTCCGACGCGCGCCCGCACGTCGTTCTTCTCGTCGGCGCGAACGGTTCCGGGAAGACGACGACCGCGGGGAAGCTCGCGGCGCGCTACGCGTCCCTCGGGAAGAGCGTTCTCCTCGCCGCGGCCGACACGTTTCGCGCGGCGGCCATCGAGCAGCTCGAGGTGTGGGGAGAGCGAGCCGACGTCCACGTGATCCGCCAGGAGCGCGGGTCGGACGCGGCATCCGTCGCGCACGATGCGCTCCGCGCGGCGATCGCGAGAGACGCGGACATCCTCATCGTGGATACGGCGGGGCGGCTCCAGACTCGGACGAACCTGATGGAAGAACTGCGGAAGATCCGGCGCGTTCTCAAGAAGCAGGGCGCGGCCTATCCGCAGGAGACGCTCCTCGTTCTCGACGCGACCACGGGGCAGAACGCGGTCTCCCAGGCGAAGAAGTTCCGCGAAACGGCCGAGGTGGACGGGATCGTCCTCACGAAGCTCGATGGGACCGCGAAGGGGGGCGTGATCCTCTCGATCCGCGAGGAGGTCGATCTCCCCGTCCGCTACGTGGGGGTCGGAGAGCGCGCGGAGGATCTTCTCGACTTCTCCCCCGCCGAGTTCGCGCGGGCGCTTCTCGATTGA